GATCGAAGGTGATGTGGCTTCATATCAAATCAGAGGGTTTCTAGATTACGATTCAGACTTCAACCCCTTCTTTGGTGTTCGCAAGCAGCCAACAGCTGGTGACATTGTCGGCGGTGCTTATATTGACCCCACAGCTGCAGTCAAAGCCTACGCTCCTATCAATTTTCAATCTTTAGTTGAACGTCCTCAAGGGCAGGTTGTCAGTAATATTACCGTGACTCTTGCAGCGCCCGTAGTTACTGAGCGGCCTATGTTTGAGCTTGGCCCAGAAACCGAACCCATGGATTCGGGCACCGTGTTAACCATCATGGACTCAGACAACCCTACTGCTCCACAGCTTGATCCACAGAAATACGAAGAAGGCCTCTGGCAACAAAATCAGATGACCATTGTGTCCCTAGATACGAGCGACACTGCTTACGACGAAGCGCTGCTAGCAGCAGGCATACAAGTTGAGGACGAGCCATACCCATGGATGCTTGAGCCTGTAGATTTTTATGGCGGTGCAGACGGTGTGGCCGACTACTTTCCGCTTTTTGCCACTCACCCCATCTTAGGCGACGAGGGCTCTATCCTCTCGTTTATGGACGGGGACTATTTGTGGAAAACACCACTCGTCTTTTTTACCCGTGCAAGACGGCCCGAAGAAATCCAAGGCAATGTGCCCAATGTTACACTTATCGGAACCGTACGGCAGGTCCTCGCACCGGAGGCGCCCGTGCTCAATTCCGTAGAAATCATTGTGCCCCCTGTTGCCTTGGTGAATCTAGATCCCACAGATCCAGCTTGTCAGATCCCATATTTTGCACCGGGCAACACCGCCTCAGCCTTTGAAACTCGTCCCTCTGAGTGCCAAGAATTACCAACGGGTGAATACGATATCGCAGTCTTTCATGGCTTTGCTGCAACCTTAGTCGATGGCGTACCGACCTACGTCTTTACGGGGCAAGCCTGGGTCATTCCAAACGAGCTTGGCCCAACGGATACGATGTACTTAAATCCAACCACGGGTCAGCTCCCCGAAAACATGCAACTCGTTAGCCAAGGCCCCACCGGACGCTTTCGGGTTGTTGAAAATACTTCGTCCAATGGCGTTCGTAATCAGTGTGAAGAAGGTATGGATTTTCTCTCAGCTGAGCCCGGTATGAGGCCCATCAACTACCAACCCGTGCCTGAAAACTGCTGCGCTGCCGTCAAACATCTTTGCGATATCCCACTTTGCGAAACTGTTGCAGCACAAGCGGGCGGACGAATCAGACGAAGTAATTCAACAGACCCTGTGACGGGACTGCCACAGTGTGTACCTTTTTTCATGCCGTCGAGTTGCTGCGAATAAAAGATTCAGAGAATAAAGAAGAAGCTAAGAACAGAAGAAATACTTCTGACTACCACTCACCCGGCTTAATAATCACTCGAGCATCGCCGCCGCCACCTAGGCGTTTCACGACTTTTTTCTTACGACCATCTGGGCAGGTGACCACAATTTCACAATTGCCTTTAGGTGCCGCTTTCTTAAAGAAAGGTGCAACGCCTAAGCTTACGCCCCCAACCTTGACCGTACAATCAGCCACACCTACTGGCATGACGCTCAACTTGCCGCCAGTTCCTCCGCAGCTGCGTGCTACCACACGTTTTGGCGGCTTTGGCGGCTTCGGTACATCACCCGGCGCGACTGCGACCTTCGGGGTGTCAGCAATTTTCGAGAGTTCAATCTTCCAATCAAAACTTGGGGCGTCTTTGAGTTGTATGCGCTCGCTCTGCTTCCGATAACCTTTAATATAAGCTTCGAGCCGGTGGGGCGCACTGCGAGAAACCCCTTCAAGAGTAAGCGGCGAGACACCTTTTTTGATTCCATCGAGCCACACAATGGCGCCCGGTGGCTGAGTAATCACCCGGACAACCGCGACCGCACTGGGATCAGGAACGCCCTTTTTCGTATTCAGAACCAAGCTTAGAGTTCGCTTTTCCTCACCCTCTAGAAAACGCTCAGTTCGGCGCTCCGCGGTGAATCCCTCTTTCTCAACCAGTAAAACGACAGGAAGATTTCGATCAAGCTTATCGATTGTAATTGGCGTTTCGCCGCGCACCTCGTTGTTCACGCGAACCGTCGCACCGGGTGGGTCGGAAACCACCTGGAGTGTGCCGAAGGATAACGCTTTTTGTTTGGCCAGGGGATCGAGTTCAATCTCGATATCAAAGGGCCCACCCTTAGGTGCCTCGAAGAGGTAAGCTTTATCCGCATAACCCTTAGCCTTCACCCGCAGCTTGTACATCACCCCAGCTTTAAGTCCTTCGTAAATCAAAGGAGTGCCTTGCCCAATGCTGTCGCCATCTAACCAGACTTCAACATCCGTGACTGGAGAAGATAAAACACGAATTGAGCTCACATCGCTCGTTCCTGATAAAGCCATCGCCAAAATCGATGCACACACAAGAACGGAAGCCCCAAGAACCACCAACGGTCCCCGGCTTTTCTTAGAAGCAGGAGGCGGCTTCAATACTCCAGTCGGTACATCTTCAGAATTATCAAACACACCCGAAGCATCCGAGAGAGCCGGTACTTCGGTGGTCAGATTCGGATTTTCTTTTCGAACCCCAGTGGCCGCAGCCCCCACGGAAGTTGCAGGATCTTGAAAATCAAAACCAGCAAATATCATCGTTTTGTCTTCGTCTTCAGAGCCAACCCAAGGACTTGCTGCAGCCGGAGCTTGAGAAACAAGGGCAGGTTCAGATGGTCTCGCAGACTCCTCCACACTCAAACCCACAGGCGCTGCTATCGCAGCAAACTCTTCCATGCGGCTGCGTTCACGTTCAATCTCATCAGCATAATGCCCACCCAAATATTCGGCGAGGCGCTTGGCGTTGTAGATGCTGTTGTTAACAATCAAGAACTGCTGCAAATCATCGTGTAATTCGCTTGCCCACTGGTAGCGCTCATCGCGGTCTCGAGAGAGCGTCTTGAGCACAATGGCTTCTAATTCTTCAGGAATATCGGGATTATGCATGCGAGGTGGAGGCACCTCCGCATTACGCACTTTCTCTAGGGTCGTGAAATCGCTTTCCCCGA
This genomic stretch from Deltaproteobacteria bacterium harbors:
- a CDS encoding serine/threonine protein kinase, which gives rise to MNYPSPFGKYLLLERINIGGMAEVFKAKTYGVEGFERFLAIKRILPNMAEDDEFINMFVDEARIAVQLTHAHVVQIYELGKFENQFYIAMEYISGRDMRQVLDKLRKDSTTVPVPATAFIISKICEGLDYAHRRTDPAGRPLNLIHRDVSPQNILVGYEGAVKITDFGIAKAEDRASKTQAGVLKGKFAYMSPEQVRGLPIDRRSDIFAVGILMYEMLTGERLFVGESDFTTLEKVRNAEVPPPRMHNPDIPEELEAIVLKTLSRDRDERYQWASELHDDLQQFLIVNNSIYNAKRLAEYLGGHYADEIERERSRMEEFAAIAAPVGLSVEESARPSEPALVSQAPAAASPWVGSEDEDKTMIFAGFDFQDPATSVGAAATGVRKENPNLTTEVPALSDASGVFDNSEDVPTGVLKPPPASKKSRGPLVVLGASVLVCASILAMALSGTSDVSSIRVLSSPVTDVEVWLDGDSIGQGTPLIYEGLKAGVMYKLRVKAKGYADKAYLFEAPKGGPFDIEIELDPLAKQKALSFGTLQVVSDPPGATVRVNNEVRGETPITIDKLDRNLPVVLLVEKEGFTAERRTERFLEGEEKRTLSLVLNTKKGVPDPSAVAVVRVITQPPGAIVWLDGIKKGVSPLTLEGVSRSAPHRLEAYIKGYRKQSERIQLKDAPSFDWKIELSKIADTPKVAVAPGDVPKPPKPPKRVVARSCGGTGGKLSVMPVGVADCTVKVGGVSLGVAPFFKKAAPKGNCEIVVTCPDGRKKKVVKRLGGGGDARVIIKPGEW